From Rhodococcus antarcticus, the proteins below share one genomic window:
- the ettA gene encoding energy-dependent translational throttle protein EttA produces the protein MAEFIYTMKKVRKAHGDKVILDDVTMSFYPGAKIGVVGPNGAGKSSILKIMAGLDQPGNGEAFLAAGATVGILMQEPVLDETKTVRQNVEDGLGETMVQLNRYNEIAELMATDYSDELMEEMGDLQEKLDHADAWEIDSQLEQAMDALRCPPPDEAVTHLSGGEKRRVALCKLLLSKPDLLLLDEPTNHLDAESVLWLEQHLAAYAGAVLAVTHDRYFLDHVAQWIAEVDRGHLYPYEGNYSTYLEKKSERLEVAGKKDQKLQKRLKDELAWVRSGAKARQAKSKSRLARYDEMAAEADKNRKLDFDEIQIPAPPRLGDVVVEVSHLDKGFDGRVLIKDLSFTLPRNGIVGVIGPNGVGKTTLFKTIVGLEDADSGEVKIGQTVKLSYVDQNRSGIDPAKSVWETVSDGLDFIIVGQTEMPSRAYISAFGFKGHDQQKAAGVLSGGERNRLNLAMTLKQGGNLILLDEPTNDLDVETLGSLENALDDFPGCAVVISHDRWFLDRTCTHILAWEGGLSDNEASWFWFEGNFEGYEANKIERFGPDAARPHRVTHRKLTRD, from the coding sequence ATGGCTGAGTTCATCTACACCATGAAGAAGGTGCGCAAGGCGCACGGCGACAAGGTCATCCTCGATGACGTGACCATGTCGTTCTACCCGGGCGCGAAGATCGGCGTCGTCGGGCCCAACGGCGCCGGCAAGTCGAGCATCCTCAAGATCATGGCGGGGCTCGACCAGCCCGGCAACGGCGAGGCGTTCCTCGCGGCCGGCGCGACGGTCGGCATCCTCATGCAGGAGCCGGTGCTCGACGAGACCAAGACGGTCCGGCAGAACGTCGAGGACGGCCTCGGCGAGACCATGGTGCAGCTCAACCGCTACAACGAGATCGCCGAGCTGATGGCCACCGACTACTCCGACGAGCTCATGGAGGAGATGGGGGACCTGCAGGAGAAGCTCGACCACGCCGACGCGTGGGAGATCGACTCGCAGCTCGAGCAGGCCATGGACGCGCTGCGCTGCCCGCCGCCGGACGAGGCCGTCACCCACCTCTCCGGGGGGGAGAAGCGCCGCGTGGCCCTGTGCAAGCTCCTGCTGAGCAAGCCGGACCTGCTCCTGCTGGACGAGCCCACCAACCACCTCGACGCCGAGAGCGTGCTGTGGCTCGAGCAGCACCTGGCCGCCTACGCCGGCGCCGTGCTGGCCGTGACCCACGACCGGTACTTCCTCGACCACGTCGCGCAGTGGATCGCCGAGGTCGACCGCGGCCACCTGTACCCCTACGAGGGCAACTACTCCACGTACCTGGAGAAGAAGTCCGAGCGCCTCGAGGTGGCGGGCAAGAAGGACCAGAAGCTGCAGAAGCGGCTCAAGGACGAGCTGGCCTGGGTGCGCTCCGGTGCCAAGGCCCGCCAGGCCAAGAGCAAGTCCCGCCTGGCCCGCTACGACGAGATGGCGGCGGAGGCCGACAAGAACCGCAAGCTCGACTTCGACGAGATCCAGATCCCTGCGCCGCCCCGCCTGGGCGACGTCGTCGTGGAGGTCAGCCACCTCGACAAGGGCTTCGACGGCCGCGTGCTCATCAAGGACCTCTCGTTCACGCTGCCGCGCAACGGCATCGTCGGGGTCATCGGCCCCAACGGCGTCGGCAAGACCACGCTGTTCAAGACCATCGTGGGGCTCGAGGACGCCGACTCGGGCGAGGTCAAGATCGGCCAGACGGTCAAGCTCAGCTACGTCGACCAGAACCGCTCCGGCATCGACCCCGCCAAGAGCGTGTGGGAGACGGTTTCCGACGGGCTGGACTTCATCATCGTCGGCCAGACCGAGATGCCCAGCCGCGCCTACATCAGCGCGTTCGGGTTCAAGGGCCACGACCAGCAGAAGGCGGCCGGGGTGCTCTCCGGCGGGGAGCGCAACCGGCTGAACCTGGCGATGACCTTGAAGCAGGGCGGCAACCTGATCCTGCTGGACGAGCCGACCAACGACCTGGACGTCGAGACGCTCGGGTCCCTGGAGAACGCGCTGGACGACTTCCCGGGCTGCGCCGTCGTGATCTCGCACGACCGGTGGTTCCTCGACCGGACCTGCACCCACATCCTCGCCTGGGAGGGCGGCCTCAGCGACAACGAGGCGTCCTGGTTCTGGTTCGAGGGCAACTTCGAGGGCTACGAGGCCAACAAGATCGAGCGGTTCGGCCCGGATGCGGCGCGCCCGCACCGGGTCACCCACCGCAAGCTCACCCGCGACTGA
- the ssb gene encoding single-stranded DNA-binding protein: protein MNETHVTLVGTVIQDLRRRTTAEGAELISFRMASNERRFDRTSGEWVDGETLYANVTCWRRLVKGVAYALAKGDPVVVTGRLYTRSYEVEGQRRHTTELDAVTVGIDLSRCIASIDRTKKLPAGVASSAAEEQIEQLEVSVPDTAEELTAEETVDA from the coding sequence ATGAACGAGACCCACGTGACCCTGGTCGGCACCGTCATCCAGGACCTGCGCCGGCGCACCACCGCCGAGGGTGCGGAGCTGATCAGCTTCCGCATGGCCAGCAACGAGCGGCGCTTCGACCGCACCTCCGGGGAGTGGGTCGACGGCGAGACGCTGTACGCCAACGTCACCTGCTGGCGCCGCCTGGTCAAGGGCGTGGCGTACGCGCTCGCCAAGGGTGACCCGGTGGTCGTGACCGGACGCCTCTACACCCGCAGCTACGAGGTGGAGGGTCAGCGCCGGCACACCACAGAGCTCGACGCCGTCACGGTCGGGATCGACCTCTCGCGGTGCATCGCCTCGATCGACCGCACCAAGAAGCTCCCGGCCGGGGTGGCCTCCTCGGCCGCCGAGGAGCAGATCGAGCAGCTCGAGGTGTCGGTGCCGGACACGGCGGAGGAGCTCACGGCCGAGGAGACCGTGGACGCCTGA
- a CDS encoding acyl-CoA thioesterase encodes MVSPFRFLLQSRWGDMDALHHVNNVRYVEYAQEARIAFFARAVGLDPDDRSPFVVVRQEIDYLLPLVHRDGQVAVDVVVTHLGNRSFTLVQTIRDPEPDGSTYARVVTVLVGFDPVAESSRPLEDVERTGLTALLDEPDARA; translated from the coding sequence GTGGTCAGCCCCTTCCGGTTCCTCCTGCAGTCCCGGTGGGGCGACATGGACGCGCTGCACCACGTGAACAACGTGCGGTACGTGGAGTACGCGCAGGAGGCCCGCATCGCGTTCTTCGCCCGGGCGGTCGGTCTCGACCCGGACGACCGGAGCCCGTTCGTCGTGGTTCGCCAGGAGATCGACTACCTCCTGCCCCTGGTGCACCGGGACGGGCAGGTGGCTGTCGACGTGGTCGTGACGCACCTCGGCAACCGGTCGTTCACGCTGGTGCAGACCATCCGTGACCCCGAGCCGGACGGGTCCACCTACGCGCGCGTGGTCACCGTGCTGGTCGGGTTCGACCCGGTCGCGGAGTCCTCGCGGCCGCTGGAGGACGTCGAGCGCACCGGCCTCACCGCGCTGCTCGACGAGCCCGACGCGCGGGCCTGA
- a CDS encoding cytochrome c oxidase assembly protein → MAVREAAPDPVFAASPADGPRPTGGLLVAAAGLAGLVAAALAAVSTARALVLLGLPDPGALTTYGLPLVTGVGEVAAVLAIGFLLLAAFLVPPQRSGVLDVDGYRAVRTASTAAAVWCVCAVLMVPLSLSDTSGQPLAAALSPSVIISSVGQVDVAKSWVWTAALAFLLAVGARVVLRWGWTPPLLVLALATLLPLGLSGHSSGGGSHDIATNSLVFHIAAASIWAGGLAALLAHARRRGAHTDVATRRFSAIALVAFVVMGVTGVMNAAVRLPVSDLLTTTYGRLVLAKVAALVVLGGFGWAQRRSSVAALAADPTARGPLVRLAGVEVLVLMATIGLAVGLSRTPPPVTTEIPSLTDVELGYDLAGPPTLARLALDWRFDLVFGTAAIVLAVLYGLGVRRLRARGDAWPVGRTVAWMSGCLVLLVATSSGVGRYSTAVFSIHMANHMTLSMLVPVLLVLGGPVTLALRALPTAGKQGVPGPREWIVLALNSRIAHVVSHPAIALALFVGSFYALYFGGLFDLAAPHHSAHVLMNAHFLLSGYFFYWLAIGVDPAPRTLPPIGKLGLVFAALPFHAFFGVILMGTTQLLAGSWYRSLGLSWNSDLLGDQRLGGGIAWATGELPLLLVMLALVVQWSRADEKIARRTDRAAVNDDDADLAAHNAMFAELRRRDSAPRA, encoded by the coding sequence ATGGCCGTCCGCGAAGCAGCGCCCGATCCCGTCTTCGCGGCGTCCCCCGCCGACGGCCCGCGCCCCACGGGTGGCCTGCTGGTCGCGGCCGCCGGCCTGGCCGGTCTGGTGGCCGCCGCCCTCGCGGCCGTCTCCACCGCCCGGGCCCTGGTGCTGCTCGGCCTGCCCGACCCGGGTGCTCTCACCACCTACGGGCTCCCCCTCGTCACCGGCGTCGGCGAGGTCGCGGCGGTCCTGGCGATCGGGTTCCTGCTTCTCGCGGCGTTCCTCGTGCCCCCCCAGCGCAGCGGTGTGCTCGACGTGGACGGCTACCGCGCGGTGCGCACGGCGAGCACGGCTGCGGCTGTCTGGTGCGTGTGCGCCGTCCTCATGGTCCCGCTGAGCCTGTCCGACACCTCCGGGCAGCCGCTCGCGGCCGCGTTGAGCCCGTCGGTCATCATCAGCTCGGTCGGGCAGGTCGACGTCGCGAAGTCGTGGGTGTGGACGGCCGCGCTGGCGTTCCTGCTCGCCGTGGGTGCCCGGGTGGTGCTGCGCTGGGGCTGGACCCCGCCACTGCTCGTGCTGGCGCTGGCCACCCTCCTGCCGCTCGGCCTGTCCGGGCACTCCTCGGGCGGCGGCTCGCACGACATCGCGACCAACAGCCTCGTCTTCCACATCGCGGCCGCCTCGATCTGGGCCGGCGGACTGGCCGCGCTGCTCGCGCACGCCCGACGCCGTGGCGCGCACACCGACGTGGCGACCCGGCGCTTCTCGGCGATCGCGCTCGTGGCCTTCGTCGTCATGGGGGTCACGGGGGTGATGAACGCGGCGGTGCGACTGCCCGTGTCCGACCTGCTGACGACCACCTACGGGCGCCTGGTGCTCGCCAAGGTCGCCGCGCTGGTGGTGCTCGGCGGCTTCGGGTGGGCCCAGCGGCGGAGCTCCGTGGCCGCGCTGGCCGCCGACCCCACCGCCCGGGGCCCGCTCGTCCGCCTCGCCGGGGTCGAGGTGCTCGTGCTGATGGCCACCATCGGTCTCGCGGTCGGTCTCAGCCGCACCCCGCCACCGGTCACCACGGAGATCCCCAGCCTCACCGACGTCGAGCTGGGCTACGACCTCGCCGGTCCGCCCACCCTGGCCCGGCTGGCCCTGGACTGGCGCTTCGACCTGGTCTTCGGCACGGCCGCGATCGTGCTCGCCGTGCTCTACGGGCTCGGCGTGCGGCGGCTTCGCGCCCGGGGTGACGCGTGGCCCGTCGGCCGAACGGTCGCCTGGATGTCCGGGTGCTTAGTCCTGCTCGTGGCCACCTCGTCGGGCGTCGGGCGCTACTCCACCGCGGTGTTCAGCATCCACATGGCCAACCATATGACCCTCTCCATGCTCGTCCCGGTGCTGCTGGTCCTCGGTGGGCCCGTCACCCTGGCGCTGCGCGCGCTGCCCACCGCGGGCAAGCAGGGTGTCCCCGGACCCCGCGAGTGGATCGTCCTCGCGCTGAACAGCCGGATCGCCCACGTCGTGTCGCACCCAGCCATCGCTCTCGCCCTGTTCGTGGGCAGCTTCTACGCCCTGTACTTCGGGGGGCTGTTCGACCTGGCCGCGCCGCACCACTCCGCGCACGTGCTGATGAACGCGCACTTCCTGCTCTCCGGCTACTTCTTCTACTGGCTGGCCATCGGCGTCGACCCCGCTCCCCGGACGCTCCCCCCGATCGGGAAGCTCGGCCTGGTCTTCGCGGCGCTGCCGTTCCACGCGTTCTTCGGCGTGATCCTGATGGGCACCACGCAGCTGCTCGCCGGCAGCTGGTACCGCTCGCTGGGCCTGTCCTGGAACAGCGACCTCCTGGGTGACCAGCGGCTGGGGGGAGGGATCGCCTGGGCCACCGGGGAGCTCCCGCTGCTGCTCGTCATGCTCGCGCTGGTCGTGCAGTGGTCGCGGGCGGACGAGAAGATCGCCAGGCGGACCGACCGGGCTGCGGTCAACGACGACGACGCCGATCTCGCCGCGCACAACGCGATGTTCGCCGAGCTGCGTCGCCGGGACTCCGCCCCCCGCGCCTGA
- a CDS encoding acetyl-CoA C-acetyltransferase, whose product MPDAVICEPLRTPVGRFGGVFAGLAPQDLAVAVVRELVARTGITGAQVDDVILGQANPSGENPAIGRIVALDAGLGIEVPGLQVDRRCGSGLQAVLQACMQVQTGASDLLLAGGVESMSQVEFYAQGMRWGVRGDGVQLADRLARGRVTAGGRDFPVPGGMLETAENLRAELGISRADQDALAVRSHQRAVAAQAAGVFADEIVPVAVPQRRGADVLVDTDEHPRADTTLESLAKLRPVRLAADPDSTVTAGNASGQNDGAAVCIVTTPERAAALGLRPLARVVSWAVAGVPPRTMGIGPVPASEKALGRVGLGLADMDVIELNEAFAAQALAVTRTWGIEPDDPRLNPHGSGISLGHPVGATGARILATLLREMDRRGARYGLETMCIGGGQGLAAVFERV is encoded by the coding sequence GTGCCCGATGCCGTCATCTGCGAGCCCCTGCGCACCCCGGTCGGCCGGTTCGGGGGGGTGTTCGCCGGCCTTGCGCCGCAGGACCTCGCCGTGGCCGTGGTCCGCGAGCTCGTGGCCCGGACCGGGATCACCGGCGCCCAGGTCGACGACGTCATCCTGGGGCAGGCGAACCCGTCGGGGGAGAACCCGGCCATCGGGCGGATCGTGGCCCTGGACGCAGGGCTCGGCATCGAGGTGCCGGGGCTGCAGGTCGACCGTCGCTGCGGGAGCGGCCTGCAGGCCGTGCTGCAGGCGTGCATGCAGGTGCAGACCGGAGCGAGCGACCTCCTGCTGGCCGGCGGCGTGGAGAGCATGAGCCAGGTCGAGTTCTACGCCCAGGGCATGCGCTGGGGCGTGCGGGGTGACGGCGTGCAGCTGGCCGATCGGCTCGCCCGGGGACGGGTGACCGCGGGGGGCCGCGACTTCCCCGTGCCCGGCGGCATGCTCGAGACGGCGGAGAACCTGCGGGCCGAGCTCGGCATCAGCCGTGCCGACCAGGACGCCCTGGCCGTCCGGTCGCACCAGCGGGCCGTGGCCGCGCAGGCCGCCGGCGTGTTCGCCGACGAGATCGTCCCCGTCGCCGTGCCGCAGCGGCGGGGCGCGGACGTGCTGGTGGACACCGACGAGCACCCGCGCGCGGACACCACCCTCGAGTCGCTCGCGAAGCTGCGGCCCGTGCGGCTGGCTGCGGACCCGGACTCCACCGTGACCGCGGGCAACGCGAGCGGGCAGAACGACGGCGCCGCGGTGTGCATCGTGACCACGCCCGAGCGGGCCGCGGCCCTGGGTCTGCGGCCGCTGGCGCGCGTGGTCAGCTGGGCGGTGGCCGGGGTGCCGCCGCGGACCATGGGGATCGGTCCCGTGCCGGCCAGCGAGAAGGCCCTGGGCCGGGTGGGCCTGGGGCTCGCGGACATGGACGTCATCGAGCTGAACGAGGCCTTCGCGGCCCAGGCGCTCGCCGTCACCCGCACCTGGGGGATCGAGCCCGACGACCCGCGGCTGAACCCGCACGGCTCCGGCATCTCCCTCGGCCACCCGGTCGGCGCCACGGGCGCGCGGATCCTGGCCACGCTGCTGCGCGAGATGGACCGTCGCGGTGCCCGGTACGGGCTGGAGACCATGTGCATCGGCGGCGGGCAGGGCCTCGCGGCGGTGTTCGAGCGGGTCTGA
- a CDS encoding SDR family oxidoreductase — MTVHVVTGGTGFLGRHVLPLLLARTDVEAVHVLVRESSVARLEAMAAGWDGGEKVHPLVGDLTAPGLGLGRRGPRAADHVIHLGAVYDMTASEEVSRAANVEGTRSVIALATRLGATLHHVSSVAVAGEHRGRYTESDFDRGQSFGSPYHQTKFEAEQLVRETCTGPWRVYRPSVVVGDSVTGEMDKVDGPYYFFGALRRLGELAPGMAAVPVAVPDVGSTNIVPVDYVAQALVHLVHRAEGDGKAFHLVHPRPQSVREVYGAFAAAAGAPTPVLTVPAPWLVPFGAIGAAVSRVPGVSTVRDLVLDQLGIPPEVVDHLTFTATFASKQTQDALRGSGIVSPELGTYADVLWRYWAANLDPDRNRRHDPAGELVGRVVVITGASSGIGKATALKLADEGAVTILLARRADELDEVVQEVRAAGGESFAYPCDITDPDSVTSVVKEIIAAHDHVDVLVNNAGRSIRRSITLSTDRFHDFERTMAVNYFGAVRLVLELLPHMESRRTGHVVNVSSIGVQTHPPRFSAYVASKAALDAFSEVVASETWHDGITFTSVRMPLVRTPMIAPTSLYDAFPAATPDEAAAMLVRAIKDRPKRINTPVGTLGELMGTLAPKTKDAILHQAYRVFPDSASARGEKKVVSPVDADAPASSGGSLVPSAPGVKQASRAAVAFMRLLPGVHW, encoded by the coding sequence ATGACCGTCCACGTCGTGACGGGGGGCACGGGCTTCCTCGGTCGCCACGTCCTGCCGCTGCTGCTCGCGCGCACCGACGTCGAGGCGGTGCACGTGCTCGTGCGCGAGTCCTCCGTCGCCCGCCTGGAGGCGATGGCGGCGGGCTGGGACGGCGGGGAGAAGGTGCACCCGCTGGTCGGCGACCTCACCGCCCCCGGCCTGGGCCTCGGCCGCCGGGGCCCGCGCGCGGCCGACCACGTGATCCACCTGGGCGCGGTGTACGACATGACGGCCTCGGAGGAGGTCAGCCGGGCCGCCAACGTCGAGGGCACCCGGTCGGTGATCGCCCTGGCCACCCGGCTGGGCGCCACCCTGCACCACGTGTCCTCGGTTGCCGTGGCCGGCGAGCACCGCGGCCGCTACACCGAGAGCGACTTCGACCGGGGCCAGAGCTTCGGCTCCCCGTACCACCAGACCAAGTTCGAGGCCGAGCAGCTCGTCCGGGAGACGTGCACCGGCCCGTGGCGGGTGTACCGCCCCAGCGTGGTGGTGGGCGACTCGGTGACCGGCGAGATGGACAAGGTCGACGGGCCCTACTACTTCTTCGGCGCCCTGCGCCGGCTCGGCGAGCTCGCCCCGGGGATGGCTGCCGTGCCGGTGGCGGTCCCCGACGTCGGGTCCACCAACATCGTCCCCGTCGACTACGTCGCGCAGGCGCTCGTGCACCTGGTGCACCGCGCCGAGGGCGACGGCAAGGCCTTCCACCTGGTGCACCCCCGGCCGCAGTCGGTCCGCGAGGTCTACGGCGCCTTCGCCGCGGCCGCCGGCGCCCCCACCCCGGTGCTGACCGTGCCCGCCCCCTGGCTCGTGCCGTTCGGGGCGATCGGCGCGGCCGTCTCCCGCGTGCCGGGCGTGAGCACCGTGCGCGACCTCGTGCTGGACCAGCTGGGCATCCCCCCCGAGGTGGTCGACCACCTGACGTTCACGGCCACCTTCGCCAGCAAGCAGACCCAGGACGCGTTGCGCGGCAGCGGGATCGTCTCCCCCGAGCTCGGCACCTACGCCGACGTGCTGTGGCGCTACTGGGCGGCCAACCTCGACCCGGACCGCAACCGGCGCCACGACCCGGCCGGCGAGCTCGTGGGGCGGGTCGTCGTCATCACCGGGGCGTCCTCGGGCATCGGGAAGGCCACCGCGCTGAAGCTGGCCGACGAGGGGGCGGTCACGATCCTGCTGGCCCGCCGGGCCGACGAGCTCGACGAGGTGGTCCAGGAGGTGCGCGCCGCCGGCGGGGAGTCCTTCGCCTACCCCTGCGACATCACCGACCCGGACTCCGTGACCTCCGTGGTCAAGGAGATCATCGCTGCCCACGACCACGTGGACGTGCTGGTCAACAACGCCGGGCGCTCCATCCGCCGCTCGATCACGCTGAGCACCGACCGGTTCCACGACTTCGAGCGCACCATGGCCGTGAACTACTTCGGGGCCGTGCGCCTGGTGCTGGAGCTGCTGCCGCACATGGAGTCCCGCCGCACGGGCCACGTGGTCAACGTGAGCTCCATCGGCGTGCAGACCCACCCGCCGCGCTTCTCGGCCTACGTGGCCAGCAAGGCTGCCCTCGACGCGTTCAGCGAGGTGGTGGCCAGCGAGACGTGGCACGACGGCATCACCTTCACCTCGGTGCGGATGCCCCTGGTGCGCACCCCGATGATCGCGCCCACCTCGCTCTACGACGCGTTCCCCGCGGCCACCCCGGACGAGGCCGCCGCCATGCTCGTGCGGGCGATCAAGGACAGGCCCAAGCGGATCAACACCCCGGTGGGCACCCTGGGCGAGCTCATGGGCACCCTCGCGCCCAAGACCAAGGACGCGATCCTGCACCAGGCCTACCGGGTGTTCCCCGACTCGGCCTCCGCGCGCGGGGAGAAGAAGGTGGTCTCGCCCGTCGACGCCGACGCGCCCGCCTCGTCCGGGGGGTCGTTGGTGCCCTCCGCCCCGGGCGTCAAGCAGGCCTCCCGCGCGGCCGTCGCCTTCATGCGACTGCTGCCCGGCGTGCACTGGTGA
- a CDS encoding enoyl-CoA hydratase/isomerase family protein: protein MTTAEDAAVSTTREGAVATVTLLRPGLSVAVKTQLRDALHEVAADPSVRAVVLTGSGRAFCFGQDLAEHAKVLDAGASTALSTVTEHYNPIVVALATMPKPVLAAINGTCVGAGLGFALACDLRLAAAGARMGTAFTAIGLTCDSGLSASLVRAVGSSRAAELVLLAETFTAEQAQGWGLVRDVLPAAELADGAAALAAHLAAGPTSAYAESKALMADPHLVEVLTAEGAAQARLGRTADHHGAVRSFLAKEKPSFSGR from the coding sequence GTGACCACTGCTGAGGACGCCGCTGTCTCCACCACCCGCGAGGGGGCGGTCGCCACCGTCACCCTGCTGAGGCCCGGGTTGTCCGTGGCGGTGAAGACCCAGCTGCGCGACGCCCTCCACGAGGTCGCGGCCGACCCCTCGGTGCGTGCGGTCGTGCTCACCGGCTCCGGCCGGGCCTTCTGCTTCGGCCAGGACCTCGCCGAGCACGCCAAGGTCCTCGACGCGGGGGCCTCCACCGCGCTGAGCACCGTCACCGAGCACTACAACCCGATCGTCGTCGCGCTGGCGACCATGCCCAAGCCCGTGCTGGCGGCGATCAACGGCACCTGCGTGGGTGCCGGGCTCGGGTTCGCCCTGGCCTGCGACCTCCGGCTGGCGGCGGCCGGGGCACGGATGGGCACGGCGTTCACCGCAATCGGGCTGACCTGCGACTCCGGGCTCTCGGCGAGCCTCGTCCGAGCGGTGGGCTCCTCCCGGGCCGCCGAGCTCGTGCTGCTGGCCGAGACCTTCACCGCCGAGCAGGCGCAGGGCTGGGGCCTGGTCCGCGACGTGCTCCCGGCCGCCGAGCTCGCGGACGGTGCGGCCGCCCTGGCCGCCCACCTGGCCGCAGGTCCCACCTCCGCCTACGCCGAGTCCAAGGCCCTGATGGCCGACCCGCACCTGGTCGAGGTCCTCACCGCCGAGGGAGCGGCCCAGGCCCGCCTCGGCCGCACGGCCGACCACCACGGTGCGGTCCGCAGCTTCCTGGCCAAGGAGAAGCCGAGCTTCAGCGGCCGCTGA
- a CDS encoding AMP-binding protein, with amino-acid sequence MDLSPLSTRLTSAVDLARGLVPVARAGIVRPMRPSRLAGVAGAWVRWDLTPGGLLSISARRAPGRTAVVDDAGSLTYAELDASVSALARSLQRRGIGERSRVAVLCRNHRGVLQVLGATGRLGADLVLLNTGLSAGQLADVVSEQGVDLLVADGEFADVVPSGPDAPVLVQAWAPDEGTGLAAPTLAELVDGAPDEPLPTRPRRGRTVVLTSGTTGTPKGAHRPEPRSWLPAAAVLSRIPLRSGRTTVVAAPVFHTWGFAALQLSLALGSTVVLRRRFDAATVLTDVQAHHADALFVVPVMLQRIVELPPAERAHDTSSLRVVAASGSALGVPLVRRVLAELGPVLYNLYGSTEVSWVSIATPDELAAAPSTAGRPPLGTRLAVVDEDGEPVPVGTVGRVFVGNGMLFEGYTRAGEDKEVLGGLMSTGDLGHVDHDGLLHLDGRSDDMVVSGGENVYPGEVEDVIAAVDGVREVKVVGVSDERLGARLAAYVVGDGVDADAVRAHVRKHLARFSVPRDVVLLDELPRNATGKVVTRELPGSTGGS; translated from the coding sequence GTGGACCTCTCCCCGCTGAGCACCCGCCTCACCTCGGCCGTCGATCTCGCGAGGGGACTCGTCCCGGTCGCACGGGCCGGGATCGTCCGACCCATGCGGCCGAGCCGTCTCGCGGGGGTGGCGGGGGCCTGGGTCCGCTGGGACCTCACCCCCGGCGGGCTGCTCAGCATCTCCGCCCGTCGCGCTCCCGGCCGGACGGCGGTGGTGGACGACGCGGGCAGCCTGACCTACGCCGAGCTCGACGCCTCCGTCAGCGCGCTGGCCCGGTCCCTGCAGCGCCGCGGCATCGGGGAGCGCAGCCGGGTGGCCGTGCTCTGCCGCAACCACCGCGGCGTCCTGCAGGTGCTCGGCGCCACCGGTCGCCTGGGTGCGGACCTGGTGCTGCTGAACACCGGGCTCTCGGCCGGGCAGCTCGCGGACGTCGTGTCCGAGCAGGGTGTCGACCTCCTGGTGGCCGACGGCGAGTTCGCCGACGTGGTGCCTAGCGGGCCGGACGCCCCTGTGCTGGTGCAGGCCTGGGCCCCCGACGAGGGCACCGGCCTCGCCGCCCCCACCCTCGCCGAGCTCGTCGACGGAGCCCCGGACGAGCCGCTGCCCACCCGCCCCCGCCGAGGCCGGACCGTGGTGCTCACCTCCGGCACCACGGGCACCCCCAAGGGAGCCCACCGCCCCGAGCCCCGCAGCTGGCTGCCCGCCGCGGCGGTGCTCTCCCGCATCCCGCTGCGCAGCGGGCGGACCACCGTGGTCGCGGCGCCGGTGTTCCACACGTGGGGCTTCGCGGCGCTGCAGCTGAGCCTGGCTCTGGGCTCCACCGTGGTGCTGCGCCGCCGCTTCGACGCCGCGACGGTGCTCACCGACGTGCAGGCCCACCACGCCGATGCCCTGTTCGTGGTGCCGGTGATGCTGCAGCGGATCGTCGAGCTGCCCCCCGCCGAGCGCGCCCACGACACGTCCAGCCTCCGGGTCGTCGCCGCCAGCGGCTCGGCCCTGGGCGTGCCCCTGGTCCGCCGGGTGCTCGCCGAGCTGGGTCCGGTGCTCTACAACCTCTACGGCTCGACGGAGGTCAGCTGGGTCTCCATCGCCACCCCGGACGAGCTGGCGGCCGCGCCCTCCACGGCCGGTCGGCCGCCGCTGGGCACGCGGCTGGCCGTGGTCGACGAGGACGGCGAACCCGTGCCGGTGGGCACCGTGGGCCGGGTGTTCGTCGGCAACGGCATGCTCTTCGAGGGCTACACCCGCGCCGGCGAGGACAAGGAGGTGCTCGGCGGGCTGATGTCCACCGGGGACCTCGGCCACGTCGACCACGACGGGCTGCTGCACCTGGACGGCCGGTCGGACGACATGGTCGTCTCCGGCGGGGAGAACGTGTACCCCGGCGAGGTCGAGGACGTCATCGCGGCCGTGGACGGCGTGCGCGAGGTGAAGGTGGTGGGCGTGTCCGACGAGCGGCTCGGCGCCCGGCTCGCCGCCTACGTGGTGGGCGACGGGGTGGACGCCGACGCCGTGCGCGCCCACGTCAGGAAGCACCTGGCGCGGTTCAGCGTGCCCCGGGACGTGGTGCTGCTGGACGAGCTCCCCCGCAACGCGACCGGCAAGGTGGTGACCCGCGAGCTGCCCGGCTCGACCGGTGGGTCGTGA